One window of the Marinilactibacillus sp. Marseille-P9653 genome contains the following:
- a CDS encoding ABC transporter ATP-binding protein — MLQIKKISKAFKDQVILDDVSLTVQKGEIIGLVAPNGTGKSTLLHIVMNFLKPDSGQIIMDDQLDYSTRKKEIKMRKEIAFLPEIDDLYQELTGLEHIAYYALLWKRSDKEVQEIVQRLEMGHYVKRPVKTYSLGMRQRLCFAMVLAADTQVMLMDEVMNGLDPDNVQLLTKILIELKEKNKIILIASHLLENLDLYADSILFLKDGKIVLEKRESGDKDGIHIKVVVPEKIFVAMKDEYQLPDGAKYIAGRLVCIPVQTLTAQDVGKWTSFFYERGYTDLTVGRIGTSEWYSEFYHQEQ, encoded by the coding sequence ATGCTTCAAATCAAAAAAATTAGTAAAGCTTTTAAAGATCAAGTCATTTTAGATGACGTTTCCTTAACCGTTCAAAAAGGGGAAATCATTGGACTGGTAGCTCCTAATGGTACCGGTAAATCGACCTTGCTTCATATTGTTATGAATTTTTTAAAACCAGATAGTGGGCAAATAATTATGGATGACCAATTGGATTATAGTACAAGAAAAAAGGAAATTAAAATGAGAAAAGAAATTGCCTTTTTGCCAGAAATTGATGATCTCTATCAAGAATTAACCGGTCTGGAACATATTGCTTATTATGCGCTTTTATGGAAACGGTCTGACAAAGAAGTACAAGAGATTGTTCAAAGGTTGGAAATGGGCCACTATGTTAAAAGACCAGTCAAGACTTATTCTTTGGGTATGCGCCAACGACTTTGCTTTGCAATGGTGCTAGCTGCGGATACACAAGTAATGTTGATGGACGAAGTAATGAATGGATTAGATCCTGATAATGTTCAATTATTGACGAAAATATTGATCGAACTAAAAGAGAAAAACAAAATCATTCTGATTGCCTCTCATTTGCTTGAGAACCTTGACTTGTATGCAGATAGTATTTTATTTTTGAAAGACGGAAAGATTGTACTCGAAAAAAGAGAGTCTGGAGATAAAGATGGGATACATATTAAAGTAGTGGTACCGGAAAAGATATTTGTCGCAATGAAAGACGAGTATCAACTTCCTGATGGAGCCAAGTATATTGCAGGAAGACTCGTTTGTATACCGGTCCAAACATTGACCGCCCAAGATGTTGGAAAATGGACAAGCTTTTTTTATGAGCGAGGATATACAGACTTAACTGTAGGCAGAATTGGAACTTCAGAATGGTACAGTGAGTTCTACCATCAAGAACAGTAG